Proteins co-encoded in one Zymomonas mobilis subsp. mobilis ATCC 10988 genomic window:
- the rpsD gene encoding 30S ribosomal protein S4 gives MSKRHSSKYKIDRRMGENIWGRPKSPVNRREYGPGQHGQRRRSKISDYGLQLKAKQKLKGYYGDVTEKQFRRSYDDASKLKGDTSQNLIGILERRLDMIVYRAKFAPTIFAARQLVSHGHIRVNGVKCNIASRRVNPGDEISLGSKAQEMALVLEAQSLAERDIPDYVLPDGNTKVTFVRIPTLDEVPYPVKMEPNLVVEFYSR, from the coding sequence ATGTCGAAGCGTCATAGTTCAAAGTATAAAATTGACCGCCGTATGGGCGAAAACATCTGGGGTCGTCCTAAATCCCCAGTCAATCGTCGTGAATATGGCCCCGGTCAGCATGGTCAGCGTCGCCGTTCCAAAATTTCTGACTATGGTCTTCAGCTGAAAGCAAAGCAGAAGCTGAAGGGTTATTATGGCGATGTGACCGAAAAGCAGTTCCGTCGTTCTTATGATGACGCTTCCAAATTAAAGGGCGATACGTCACAGAATCTGATCGGTATTCTGGAACGTCGTCTGGATATGATTGTTTACCGCGCAAAATTCGCTCCGACCATTTTTGCTGCCCGCCAGTTGGTCAGCCATGGTCATATTCGCGTCAATGGTGTGAAGTGCAACATCGCTTCCCGTCGCGTAAATCCGGGTGATGAAATCTCCTTGGGCAGCAAAGCACAGGAAATGGCACTGGTTCTTGAAGCTCAGAGCCTCGCAGAACGCGACATTCCTGACTATGTTTTGCCTGATGGTAACACGAAAGTGACCTTCGTTCGCATCCCAACGCTGGACGAAGTACCTTATCCGGTGAAAATGGAACCGAATCTGGTCGTCGAATTCTATTCACGTTAA